In Streptacidiphilus sp. P02-A3a, the DNA window AGGGAACTGGTCCTCGACCCCCAGCAACTGCGCCGCACCGTCCCACGACCAGCACATCACCGTGGTACAGGCGACACCGAGCTGTGGCGCGGCGTCCTGGAAGGCGCCCCCGACATCCTCACCCGGCTGCGGGTCTTGGTCGGCGGCGAGGCACTGCCCCAGGAACTCGCCACCGCCCTGACCGCCGGATCCCCGTCGGTGACCAACGTGTACGGGCCGACCGAGACCCACCATCTGGTCGACCGCCGCGCACCTGACACCCACCACCACCGGCGCCCCGCCGATCGGCAGGCCGATCGCCAACACCCGCGTCCACGTGCTCGACGCCGACCTGCGCCCGACCCCGCCCGGCGTCCCCGGCGAGCTGTACATCGCCGGCGCCGGAGTGGCCCGCGGCTACACCAACCGCACCGCCCTGACCGCGACCCGCTTCGTGGCCGACCCCTACGGGCCCCCCGCCGAACGCATGTACCGCACCGGCGACGTGGTCCGCCGACGCACCGACGGGAACCTGGAATTCGTCGGCCGCGCCGACGACCAGGTCAAGATCAGGGATTTCCGGATCGAACTCGGCGAGATCGAAACCGTCCTCGCCACCCACCCGCAGGTCGGCTCGGCCGTCGTGGTGGCCCGCGAGGACCACCCCGGCAACCAGCAACTGGCCGCCTACTTCGTCCCGACCACGGACACACCACCCACGGACGCGGACCTGAGGACCCACCTGGAACGCCTGCTACCGGGCTACATGGTGCCCGCGTTCCTGATCGCGACGGACACCTTCCCGCTGACCCCCAGCGGCAAGGTCGACCGACGGGCCCTGCCCGCCCCGAGCCCAGCGGCAACCGGCACCGACACGCCACGAGTCGCCCCGAGCCAAGGCGCACAAGCCACCCTCGCCGCGATCTGGGCGGACGTCCTCGGCCTACCGGCCGACCGGATCGACGCGACCAGCGACTTCTTCGCCCTGGGCGGCAACTCCGTGCTGAGCGTCCAGGTCGTCTACCGCGCCCGACGCGCCGGATGGCACCTCGTCCCCAAGGACCTGTTCACGCACCCCACCATCCAACGCCTGGCCACAGCGGCGGAACCGGCCACCGAACCCACCACCGAACCCACCACCGAACCCACCGCACCCCAACCGCACACCCCCCAGCAGACCGGCACCCCACCGGCCACCACCCCCGACACGGCAGGCCACCCGGCCCTGACCCCCGCCTTCCTGGCCACCCGCCTGACCGAACTGGCCCGCACCCACCGGGTACCGGGCGCACAACTCGCCCTGCGCCACGCCGGCCGGCTGATCACCGTCGAAACGGGGGAGCGGACAGCGGGAACCGGCCTGCCGGTCACCACGGACACCGTGTTCCCCATCGCCTCCCTGACCAAGCCGGTGACCGCACTGCTCGTCCAACTCCTGGCAACCCAAGGACGCCTCGACCTCGACGCCCCGATCGGCGCCTACCTGCCCGAACTCCCCGCCACCAGCCCGGTCGGCCGGATCACCACCCGCCAGGCCCTGAGCCACACCGGCGGACTGGTCGCCGCGATCGACGAACGGACACCCAGCACCGACCGCCGCACCTGGGTCCAACGGCACTGCGACGAAACCGCCGTCACCCACCAGCCGGACACCGCGTTCTCCTACTCCGACGTCGGCTACGTACTCGCGGGCCGCCTGGTCGAAGCACTGACCGGCCTGGACTGGCGAACCGCCGTGCAATCGCTGCTGCTGCGCCCCCTGGCAATCACCGCCGCCTTCAACGGGCAACCGGGACAACGCCCCGCCGCCCAGGGTCACCTGCTCCTCGACCGCCCGCTCCCGATACCCGAACAGACCTTCTCCCCACTGGACGACCCCGCCGTGGCACTGGCCGCCACCGCGGCCGACCTGCTGCGCCTGGCCGCCGTCCACGACCACACCGCACCCGGCGTACTCGACCCCGCGGCCGCCGACGCGATGCTCCACGACCGGACCGCAGACCTGGCCGTGGGACCCTTCGGCCTCGCCGACGGCTGGGGACTGGGCTGGGCCGTGTTCCACGGCGCGCACGGCGACTGGCACGGCCACGACGGCAGCGGCGACGGCACCTGGTCCCACCTGCGCTTCGACGCCGCCACCGGCACGGCCGTCGCGCTCACCACGAACGCCGGCACCGGCGCCGCCCTGTGGGAGGACCTCCTCGCCGAACTCGGCGCGGCCGGCCTCCACGTGGCCAACCACTCCGCCCGCACCCTGTCCGCCCCCGCGGCACCGGTGGCCGCACCGGCCGAGTGCGCCGGACACTACGCCAACGGCGACTGGGACTGCCAGGTCCAGGCACACCCCGAAGGACTCACCCTGTCCGTCGGACACGGGCCGCGCTCCACCCTGACCTGCCACGCCGACCTGCGGTTCACCACCCAGGGCGGCAGCGGGATACCGGGCACCGGCCGGTTCCTGCGCGACCCGGACACGGGCCGGATCGAGCTGCTCCAGCTCGCCGGGCGGCTGCTGCGCCGCACCGCGGCGACAGCGGGGTGACCAGGCGACCTCGCGACCTCGTGACCTGAACGGGCCGCGTCCCCCCACCCCGGTGCCCGGTGGGGGGACGCGGCCCGTTCAGGTCAGGTCACCGAGCAGCCCGACTTGCTCTTGTCCGTGACCACCGTCGAGGTGTACGGGCACGCGACGCCGATCCAGGTGAGGTCGTTCCACAGTTGGGACCACGACTCCCGGGGATCGCGGCACACCAGGAACTGGGCGCCCTTGTCGGCGACCGGCACGCTGATCTTGAACGTGCCGCTGAGCGTGCAGCTCTGGAACAGGGGACTGAAGGTCGCCCGGTCCACGCCGACCGCGATGACGACGTCGGTGCCGTCGGCGGGCCTGCCGAAGTCGGCGTAGGAGTTCTGCGCGCTGTAGACGTGCGGGAGGCCGTACTGCGGACCGTACTTGTCCAGCGCGCCCGCGAGGCCGTAGTGGTTGGCGTAGATGACGGCGTGCGCCCGGTCCTGCGGGGACAGCGACTGGTCGACGCCGGCGACTTCCTGCGCCAACTGCGGCCAGCCCGCCTGGTCGAGCTGGGAGACCCCCAGTTCCTTCATGACCGGGTTCGACCCGTACCACGCGAGCGGCAGCACCGGCAGCATCATCACGGCCGACAGCAGCACGTTGAACACCAGCGCGCTGCCGGTCACCGAGCGGCGGAAGGCGGTCTGCGCCCACCCCACGGCCACCACGGAGCCCGCCGCCAGCAGCACCACCTGGAGACCGGCCGTGTACTCGGGGTCCCCGCCGATGATGATCAGCAGCACCGACATGAACAGGTAGCCCAGCGCGACCGACCGGTACGGCCGCCACTGCGGGCGGCGGAACAGCGCCACCAGCCCGGAGATCCACACCGGGGTGAGGAACAGGCCGATCATCAGGATCTGGAACGGCACGAAGGCGACCCGGGAGTCGGCTCCCAGCGCGATCGTCAACGCGGCGCTCATCTTGATCGCGGGCCAGCCGTGCGCGATCTGCCACGCCACCATCGGCGCCGAGATCAGCACGGCTATCGCGCACCCCGCCACGAAGAGCCGACCGCGCAGGATCGTGCGCGGACCCAGCACCAGCAGGCCCACCAGCAGGGCCAGGACCAGCAGCACGATGAGGTTCTTGGCGAGCATGCCCACGCCGGTGACCGCGCCGATGGCCAGCCACAGCCGGTTGTCCGCGGTGCGCAGCAGGCGGATGAACAGCCAGCCCAACGTCACCCAGCTGAGCAGGTCGGGGCCGTTGGTGGTGAGCATGTGCCCGGCGTTGAGGGTGACGACCGACCCGGCCGTCGCGGCGGCGGCGAAGACCTGGGCGCCGCGCGCGCCGCCGAGTTCACGTGCGATCAGGCCCGACACCCACACGTCCAGGCAGGCCAGCAGGGCCGGCACGACACGCAGTCCGATCAGGTTGTCGCCGAAGAGGAAGGTCTCCACTCTGGCGATCACCGCGACCAGCGGGGGCTGGTCGACGTACCCCCACGCCAGGTGCCGACTGGACACCCGGTTGTACAACTCGTCGACGTGGTAACCGTAGCGCCCCGAGAGGGACAGCAGCAGCACACCCACCACGACGGAGACGCTGAGCAGCGGCCATCGGTACAGCGCGGGGACTGTCGTTAAACGGTCCTGGGAAGATGCCGAGGGATTTCTGGTAGTGGTCGCCACGTTACCCACACCTTTCTGTTTCTGTCTGCGGGTTCGGCTATGCGGATTGTCTCCGGCATCGCGCGTGCGGGCGACCATGTTGAATTGTAGGAAAACCTCGGCGAATCATCTTGTGTCTCCGCGCCCACGGCCCGACGCGTTTTCCGGACCCCCGCGCCGCCCATGACCTGGCAGTTCGCCCCGGCCCCGGCCCTCACCCGGCCGCGGCGCCGCACCCGGGCGCCCCGGTCCGGCTCACGAGGTCACTGCCGCCGTGACCGGCTCCAGGAACCGCAGCAGTTCACCGGCGTCGATTTCGATGCTCTGGTCGGCGCGCCCACTGCCGCAGTAGACGCGGTCCATGTCGAGGACAGCCGAGTCGAAGACCACCAGCACGCCGTCGCGACCGCAGACCGGGCTGGCGCCGCCGGGCTCCATGGCCAGCTGCCGCAACTCCTCCGGCTCGGCCTGGCGCAGCGACGCCCGGGGGACCCCCGCCGCCTTCGCCAGCCGCCCGTAGTGCACCCGGCGCTGCATCGGCAGGGCCGCCAGGATGAACGTCTGTCCGGTGCGGAAGACCATGGTCTTGAGCAACTGCTCCACCGGAAGGCCCAGTTCACGCTCGATGTCGGACTGCGTGCGGATCGGCACGTGCTCGTGGAGGGTGAAGGAGATCCCCGTCCGCTCCAGGACCTGGACCGGCGAGACGCAGTGCGGGACCTCGGGGCGGCATCCTCTGCCGACGTGGGAGTCATGTGAGCCAGGGTAACTGAGCACCTGTCACGGCCCCCCGCCATTGCCCGGAAGGGAGTTGCGGTCGCCGGCGCCGTGCGACGCGGCCGCGCGCACCTGGACCCGTGGGCGTCAAAGCGTCACCCCCGGGACATTCAGCCGTGCGTGGGGTTCTGGGAGCGCGGTTTTGACCAGTGCGCCACCGTGGCGGCCCCGTTGGGATGCCACGGACACCTTGTGGCGCCCGGAAAACCGGGGTCGCGTCGCACGGACCGGGAGGACACGGGTTGCGCGGTGGCGTGAAGAGTGCCTCGAACTACTGATAGCGTTCACGCGATCACGTTGTGTAATCACAGTTGTGTGCATGAAGGGCAAGGCAGATGCGCAAGCTTCACCAGATGGCATTTCTCACCGCGATGGTTGGTGGCCTGT includes these proteins:
- a CDS encoding serine hydrolase encodes the protein MTPTTTGAPPIGRPIANTRVHVLDADLRPTPPGVPGELYIAGAGVARGYTNRTALTATRFVADPYGPPAERMYRTGDVVRRRTDGNLEFVGRADDQVKIRDFRIELGEIETVLATHPQVGSAVVVAREDHPGNQQLAAYFVPTTDTPPTDADLRTHLERLLPGYMVPAFLIATDTFPLTPSGKVDRRALPAPSPAATGTDTPRVAPSQGAQATLAAIWADVLGLPADRIDATSDFFALGGNSVLSVQVVYRARRAGWHLVPKDLFTHPTIQRLATAAEPATEPTTEPTTEPTAPQPHTPQQTGTPPATTPDTAGHPALTPAFLATRLTELARTHRVPGAQLALRHAGRLITVETGERTAGTGLPVTTDTVFPIASLTKPVTALLVQLLATQGRLDLDAPIGAYLPELPATSPVGRITTRQALSHTGGLVAAIDERTPSTDRRTWVQRHCDETAVTHQPDTAFSYSDVGYVLAGRLVEALTGLDWRTAVQSLLLRPLAITAAFNGQPGQRPAAQGHLLLDRPLPIPEQTFSPLDDPAVALAATAADLLRLAAVHDHTAPGVLDPAAADAMLHDRTADLAVGPFGLADGWGLGWAVFHGAHGDWHGHDGSGDGTWSHLRFDAATGTAVALTTNAGTGAALWEDLLAELGAAGLHVANHSARTLSAPAAPVAAPAECAGHYANGDWDCQVQAHPEGLTLSVGHGPRSTLTCHADLRFTTQGGSGIPGTGRFLRDPDTGRIELLQLAGRLLRRTAATAG
- a CDS encoding glycosyltransferase family 39 protein, which translates into the protein MATTTRNPSASSQDRLTTVPALYRWPLLSVSVVVGVLLLSLSGRYGYHVDELYNRVSSRHLAWGYVDQPPLVAVIARVETFLFGDNLIGLRVVPALLACLDVWVSGLIARELGGARGAQVFAAAATAGSVVTLNAGHMLTTNGPDLLSWVTLGWLFIRLLRTADNRLWLAIGAVTGVGMLAKNLIVLLVLALLVGLLVLGPRTILRGRLFVAGCAIAVLISAPMVAWQIAHGWPAIKMSAALTIALGADSRVAFVPFQILMIGLFLTPVWISGLVALFRRPQWRPYRSVALGYLFMSVLLIIIGGDPEYTAGLQVVLLAAGSVVAVGWAQTAFRRSVTGSALVFNVLLSAVMMLPVLPLAWYGSNPVMKELGVSQLDQAGWPQLAQEVAGVDQSLSPQDRAHAVIYANHYGLAGALDKYGPQYGLPHVYSAQNSYADFGRPADGTDVVIAVGVDRATFSPLFQSCTLSGTFKISVPVADKGAQFLVCRDPRESWSQLWNDLTWIGVACPYTSTVVTDKSKSGCSVT
- a CDS encoding aminoacyl-tRNA deacylase, encoding MLSYPGSHDSHVGRGCRPEVPHCVSPVQVLERTGISFTLHEHVPIRTQSDIERELGLPVEQLLKTMVFRTGQTFILAALPMQRRVHYGRLAKAAGVPRASLRQAEPEELRQLAMEPGGASPVCGRDGVLVVFDSAVLDMDRVYCGSGRADQSIEIDAGELLRFLEPVTAAVTS